One Polaribacter reichenbachii genomic window, TGCTTCTGCATTATATGGTTCTAGAGCAGGTAATGGTGTAATTGTAATTACCACTAAAAAAGGTAAAGTTGGTAAAATGCAAGTTACTTTAAAAAGTGAAGTAGGTATTTCAAAACTTAATAGTTTTATTGAGTTAAATAACTCTCACCACTATCAGTTAGCTTCAGATTGGCAAAGTGCACAAGGTGTTTACACTAAGTATGCGGGTGTAACTTACCCAAGTAACTATAATGGTTCTAATTACCAAAATGTTTCAGGTGCTAGATTAGAAGAAGATGACAGAATTGCTGATAATCCTTATGGAGTTTATTACAACAACCAAGACCAATTCTTCGACTCTGGTATCAACAAAAACTTGTATGCTTCAGTATCTACAGCAACAGAAAGTTCAAATTTATTTTTATCTATTGAAAAAAACAATGTAGCAGGTATTTTAAAGAATACAGGTGGTTATGAAAGAAATGGAGTAAGACTTAATGGAGAATTTAAAGTTAATGAATGGTTAAAAATTAGTTCTAGAAACCATTTTGTACGTTCTTTTGACAACACTCCCGGGGGTGGAACTGGTGTTTTCTTTGCTGTTTCTGTAATGGATCCAGATGTAAATTTAAATGCCCCTAACCCTGATGGTCAACCGTATTTATACGCCCCTAACACTTGGGCTTCTACAGTTACAAATCCATTATATCCATTATATGCAAATCCTGAAAACAGAAACGATGTTAAATTTTCTAGTGCACTATTAACAAACATTAAATTTACAGATTGGTTAAATTTGGATGTGGAGTATGCTATTGAATCTGTAGATAGTAGATTTAAAGATTACACTCCAACAACTACTTATACAGGTGGAGGAACAAGAGCCGATTTATTTGCAACTTACTCAACAGGTAATTATTATACAGATTCTTACAGAAATACTTCTCAGAAATTACAAACAACACTTAATTTTAGAGAAAACTTTGGTGAAGATTTAACACTTACAGGTAAACTAAGTTATTTATTAGAGAATTCTGATTACGAATGGAATTCTGCACAAGGTATCAATGCTGTTGCAGGTGGTAGAACAATATCTTTAGACAACTACACAGATACTTTTATCAGTTCTAATGAAGAAAATGCTGTAACAAACAATTACTTTGCTATTTTAGGAATCGATTATAAAGACAGATATATTTTTGATGGTATGTATCGTATTGACCAGTCTTCATTATTTGGTGAAAACCACAGAACAAATGACTATTTTAGAGCATCTGCTGCTTACCGTATCTCTAAAGATGTAGATATTCCTGGTATTCAAGAATTAAAAGTACACGCTGCCTATGGTACAGCAGGTCAAAGACCTCAATACGATTGGCAATACACTAGAAGAAATATTAGTAATGGTATACCTTCTACGTCTCAAACAGTTGGTAACCCAGATTTAAGACCATCTACAACAACAGAAAAAGAATTTGGTTTAAATGTTGACTTTTTAGATAGATTTTCTTTTGAGGGTGTCTACTCTAATGCAAAAACTGAGGATCAATTTATGCTAGTAGATTTATTTGCACCATCTAGTGCAGGTTCAGATCAATTCCAAAATATTGGTACTGTAGAATTCAATACTATAGAACTTGTTTTAGATGCAAAAATCATTAACACTGCAGATTTTAAATGGAATACTGGTGTAGTATTCTCTACAACAACTAATGAGGTAACTCAATTAAATATTAGCCCTAGAATAGAAGGGCCAACTGACGGTGAAATTTTTAGATTAGAAGAAGGTGTAGAATTTGGTACTATGTATGGTAGAGATTTTGTAAGAAGTTTAGATCAAATGGCTACTCAATTACCTACAGGAATGGCTATTAGCGATTATGTAGTTAACGCAGATGGTGTTGTTGTAGAAGCTTCTACTATTGGTACTGTATATGAAAGTGCAATTTTAAAAGAAAATGCAGATGGTTCTACTTGGGTAGGAGATGTTGGTAATTCTACTGCAGACTTTAACATCGGTTTAAGAAACACGATATCTTATAAAGGTTTTGATTTCTATATGCTTTGGGACTGGAAACAAGGAGGAGACCTATATAATAGAAATGGTCAATGGTTAACTAGAGATAATAGACATGCTATGATTGACCAAAGTGGAAAAGCTGCTGGTGAGCAAAAAACAGTAAATTATTATCAAAGTTTATATGATGTAAATCAAAATAATGGTTTTTGGGTAGAAGATGCTAGTTTTGTAAAATTAAGAGAAGCTTCAATTTTTTACACATTAGATAGTGATAAATTAAAAAATGTTGCTAACGGTTTCTTTAATTCTTTAAGAATTGGTTTAACAGGTAATAATCTATTAACATTTACAGATTACTCTGGTTGGGATCCTGAAGTACAGCTTTATGATGGAGATACTTTCCAATATTATGCAGTAGACTATGGTGTATATCCTGTAAGTACATCTTATACATTATCAGTAACATTAAAATTTTAAATTTTTAGAAAAATGAAAAAAATAAATTTATATATAATGCTAGTTTTCACAATTGTTTTTGCAAGTTGTGAAGATTTAAGCACAGACGTAGCAGTTGATTATACAGAAAATCCTACTTCTGAAGAACTAGCTACTTACGTAGCTGCAAATACCTTTTTTCAGAATTGGTATAATACTGTAAATTCATACAACGGACCAGGTTTAGC contains:
- a CDS encoding SusC/RagA family TonB-linked outer membrane protein; its protein translation is MKTKFNGILTLFLALVVQISFAQEKTVSGTVSDDSGALPGVSILIKGTNKGTDTDFDGKYTIKANTGDVLVFSYLGYESVEKTVGSKSTINVTLTEGGEILDEIVITGVAGATSRKKLSVTVNKISEKDLENIPTTSAANALQGKVAGVTVTNFGQPGQGATIQLRGATNIFGSQSPLVIVDGVIVENGLQDINSDDIASYEVVKGASASALYGSRAGNGVIVITTKKGKVGKMQVTLKSEVGISKLNSFIELNNSHHYQLASDWQSAQGVYTKYAGVTYPSNYNGSNYQNVSGARLEEDDRIADNPYGVYYNNQDQFFDSGINKNLYASVSTATESSNLFLSIEKNNVAGILKNTGGYERNGVRLNGEFKVNEWLKISSRNHFVRSFDNTPGGGTGVFFAVSVMDPDVNLNAPNPDGQPYLYAPNTWASTVTNPLYPLYANPENRNDVKFSSALLTNIKFTDWLNLDVEYAIESVDSRFKDYTPTTTYTGGGTRADLFATYSTGNYYTDSYRNTSQKLQTTLNFRENFGEDLTLTGKLSYLLENSDYEWNSAQGINAVAGGRTISLDNYTDTFISSNEENAVTNNYFAILGIDYKDRYIFDGMYRIDQSSLFGENHRTNDYFRASAAYRISKDVDIPGIQELKVHAAYGTAGQRPQYDWQYTRRNISNGIPSTSQTVGNPDLRPSTTTEKEFGLNVDFLDRFSFEGVYSNAKTEDQFMLVDLFAPSSAGSDQFQNIGTVEFNTIELVLDAKIINTADFKWNTGVVFSTTTNEVTQLNISPRIEGPTDGEIFRLEEGVEFGTMYGRDFVRSLDQMATQLPTGMAISDYVVNADGVVVEASTIGTVYESAILKENADGSTWVGDVGNSTADFNIGLRNTISYKGFDFYMLWDWKQGGDLYNRNGQWLTRDNRHAMIDQSGKAAGEQKTVNYYQSLYDVNQNNGFWVEDASFVKLREASIFYTLDSDKLKNVANGFFNSLRIGLTGNNLLTFTDYSGWDPEVQLYDGDTFQYYAVDYGVYPVSTSYTLSVTLKF